Proteins from a genomic interval of Flavobacteriales bacterium:
- the recO gene encoding DNA repair protein RecO, giving the protein MYSQTKGIVLNSVKYSESSIICKIYTAKLGLQSYLVNGVRKKKGGSAYYQPLNILDLTVYHKNNKQLQRIKEVKAPEAYSSIPFHVLKSSVALFLAEVLSKCLKEEEENQDLYHFLELSLVEFDKSDFDSQFHIRFLIALSSYLGFYPNMENANLPYFDLMNGCFSRDNNEHKHYISNTTEFVSALNLEPIHNKKRILEYILEYYQLHVDGFGRIKSKDVLERVLSV; this is encoded by the coding sequence ATGTATTCACAAACTAAAGGTATTGTATTAAATAGCGTGAAATACAGCGAAAGTAGTATTATATGCAAAATATATACCGCCAAGCTAGGCTTACAGTCCTATTTAGTTAATGGTGTAAGAAAAAAGAAAGGTGGAAGTGCCTACTATCAGCCACTTAATATTTTAGACCTTACGGTTTACCATAAAAACAACAAGCAACTTCAACGAATAAAAGAGGTCAAAGCCCCAGAGGCATATAGCAGCATCCCCTTTCATGTGCTTAAAAGTAGTGTGGCACTATTTTTAGCCGAGGTGTTGAGCAAATGTCTCAAAGAGGAAGAAGAAAATCAGGACTTATATCATTTTTTAGAACTCTCATTAGTGGAGTTTGATAAAAGCGACTTTGATAGCCAATTTCACATTCGTTTTCTAATAGCTCTGAGTAGTTATTTAGGTTTTTACCCCAATATGGAAAACGCCAACTTACCCTATTTTGACTTGATGAACGGCTGTTTTAGTAGAGATAATAATGAACACAAACACTACATCAGCAACACCACAGAGTTTGTGTCTGCACTTAACTTAGAGCCAATACACAATAAAAAAAGAATCCTTGAGTATATACTAGAGTATTATCAATTGCATGTCGATGGGTTTGGCCGTATTAAGTCTAAAGATGTTTTAGAAAGAGTTTTAAGCGTATGA